In the genome of Sulfurimonas autotrophica DSM 16294, the window ATAGAGTAAAAAATAACTCCTCTATACATACTCAGTCCTCTTTTAGATATTCGAGATCGTTTTTTAATCGAAGTTCCTGACTCAATTGTGATAGGATCTAATCCCAGTAGTGCTGTAATTTGTTGTCTATTTGCATTGGGATAATTTAAAAAAAGATGCAAAAGAAATATTCCAACTAGAGTTCCAACACCCTTGATTGAGATAATATGAGCAAAAGCTTTCTTGAGTACTTCATCATTAGTTATGATTGCTTTTGCTTTGTTGATTAGCTCTTGTTGTTCCTTGTCTATACGAGCAATATTCTTCTTTACATCTTTAAGTATATAGTTTGAACTTTTATTTGTAGTTACAGCTTCATTATAGTTTTTAAAGGCAACTTTTTGCTTTTGTAAGAAGCGATAATAGCCCACAAGCTCTCTTAATGCATCAACTGTAGGATTTTTTACAGGTACCGCAATATCTTTTTTATTAATCATCATTTGCATATTAAAAAGCATCTGTGCATCTGAGATATCAGTTTTATTTCTATTACCTAGAGACTTAGAAAAGTTTGAACTAACAAAAGTATTTACCATATAAGCATATACATTATTTTCGGCACAAAATTTTGTTAATGCAACACTATAATTTGCAGTTGGTTCATAAATAAAAACAAAAGGTTTATCGTTTTTATAAAGCTTCTTCAATGTTTTATAAAATGTCTTAAGACTTTTTTCTTCGTTATTTATCTCAACAGAAGAGTCATTGACTTCAATATAAATTTGAAGTGTTCTTTTAGCAACATCTATCCCTATAAAATTATACATGTATTCCTCCTAATTAGGAGAATTCATTGATTAGAGTTTTATACTCCATGAGCTGCTACACATTACTTCGTCTCTTTAATACAGCCTAGTTATAACTGGCTTTGTTGCCACTCAAGTTTTACGTGTAGCTATCCAACTGTGTCACAATCTTACTCAGCTTGAATAGATTCAGAATTTTTGTCGATATGCTACTTGAATTCTCTCTTTTGTATTATAAGAGATTTTTGAACGGTCCCTGGAAATTTTTCAAATGACAAACAGCTAAAAGGAAAACACAAAGGTAAATTTAGAAAACGAGCAGGAAACTACAGAATAATATACCTAAAAGAAAATGACTATTTAGTTATCTCTGTCATTAGAATTGCTCATAGAAAAGAAGTTTACTAAACTTCTAACAAAACAGAGCAGCCAATAAATTACCTAACGGCAATTTATTGGGAGACCGTTAAAAACTATTTACTCCCAGTCTAGCAGTCTTTGTTGACCTTCTAGAGCTCTAATTTCAGTAACATCTTGACTAACTTCAATAACACCTTTATAAGTTCCATCATCGTCTCGTATTGCAAAATAACGAATATGAATAAACTTTTCCTTAAATGTTATCCAAAACTCCGCCTCATCACGTCTGCCTGCTTTAAACTCACGTAAAATCATAAGAACTTGATCAACAGATTTTGGAGGATGACAAAACTTGACTTCTCGCCCTATTATACCGGCACTTCTAGGAAATACTCTCTTGTCCCCGCGGTTATAAAAAATAACGATGTCATTTTCATCTACATAGGTAATATCAACAGGCATAAACTTAAGTAACAAATTAATCTGCTCTGGCAACATATGTCCTTGGTCGAGGTCTATACGGTCATCAAGTGAAAAAGGCAAATCTCTTTTTTTAGTATCTTGTGATGGATGAATATAGTCTTCAACAAGTGGAGGATACAGTTCAGGTGCTTCATCGAACATCCAACCTATTTCAGCATCTCCATCACGCATTTCTCTCCAATCAGCATCATCCAACATATCAAAAGCCCTTGGAAGCAATCGTCCCTCTTCCACTTGCATAATATGTTCTAAGTTATGAAAAAGATTTTGAAGCACCATATATATAGACGTAATCTCTTTTTGCTCAACCACTATACGAGCTTGTTTTATTATGGCTCTTATATCATCATGAAAAGCCCACATATTTTGAGATGGAGATGTCCAACCATACTTTTCCAAGTATGGAAAAAGTTGATTCTCTTTTCTTGCAAAATGTTTTTCAACACGACAAAGAGTTTCAAATTGTTCTCTAAATGCTTCAAAGTTTTCATCTTTATCTATACTATTAATGATAGCCATTAACTCGCGCATAAGCATATTTTCTTCCAAATAAACCTTTACAGGATGACCTTGTGGTAAATTATTATAATCACTCATATTTTTCCTATATTTATATTTTCCCGGATTATACTATTTTATGATTTCTTTTTTTTTGATTTATGATAAGATAAAGGAATGAATTAACATTGTAGCTCTTTCAAGGCAAACATACAGTATAATAAAAAACAAAAATATATAAATATCGGAACAACTATGCCCTTTTCTACACTCAATTTATCTAGCACCTTGCAAAAAACACTTCAAGACAAAGGTTTTAAAAAACCGACACCCATACAGGAAAAAGTTATACCTTTAGTGCTAAACAACAAAGATGTCATAGCACAGGCACAAACAGGAAGTGGAAAAAGTGCAAGTTTTGTTCTGCCGCTTTTACAGCTTTGGAGCCAAAAGCGAGACAACGCAAAAAAAGGAAAAATCAAAATCCTTGTTTTGACGCCTACGCGAGAACTCACGCTTCAAGTGGCAGAGGTTTTTGAAGAATTCTCAAAAGATTTAGCTAAGAAACCACAAATAGTAAGCCTCATAGGTGGCGAAAGTATAGGTGAGCAACTTTACAATATTCAACAGGGCTGTGATGTTTTAGTGGCTACAAGTGGACGTTTTTTAGATGTTTTAAAGAAAAAACAGATGAATTTGTCTCATTTAAATTACCTGGTGCTCGATGAAGCGGATAAAATGCTAAACTTTGATTTTACTGAAGAGCTTGACCTTGTTTTAGAGTCTTTACCCGCAAAACGACAAAACCTGCTTTTCTCAGCCACATATCCGCCAAAAATGCTGGATTTAGTTTCAAAAATCATGAGCAACCCTTTACATGTAACCATAGAGCAAAAACCTACAGTAGAAAACATCAGGCAAAGAGTCATAGAAGTTGACAATGAAAAAAGAGGCCCTCTTTTGCGTCATCTGCTCAAAGAACATAAATACAAACGAGTCCTGGTTTTCATGGCAAATAAACGAGCAACCGACAACATAGCTGAGAAGTTTAGAAAGTACGGCATCGAAGCAGCCTCGTTTAATGCAGACTTAGAACAAGACATAAGAAATGACACGCTTCAAGCATTTAAAGAAGCAAAAATAAATGTTCTTTTTGCAACAGATATTGCAGCACGTGGGCTGGACATTGATAACATCGACTGCATCATAAACTACGACCTGCCACGCTCACCTGCTGATTATATTCACCGCATAGGACGAACAGCCAGAGCAGGTAAATCCGGTGAAGCAATATCTTTCATAAACCATGAAACACAAGAACATTTTAAACTTATAGAAAAACGCAGCCATATAAAGCTGACTCGTGAATCGATACAAGGGTTTGAGCTGACAGGTGAAGCACCTAAAAAAGTAAAAGGCCCTGCCCCTGTAAAAGGCAAAGGAAAAAGCAAAAAAGACAAATTAAGAGAAATTAAGTTAAGAAATGGAGATTTAAAATGCTAGAACAATTTTTACATGCTCAATGGCTTGAACTTATCGTCGTTGTCATTGCCGGTTTTTTAATCGGTCTTGAAATCAAAGAGTATAGGATGCATAATGATTCAGCTAAAGAGATAGGAAGTGTCCGAACTTACGCTTTTATATCTCTAATGAGTTATGTTTTTGCCAAAATCAATATTTATCTCTATCTTGTCGGTTATATCGCAATTATTTCACATTTTATTCTTTTTTATTTTTTCAAACTTCGAGTAAGACGAACAGGAATTTTACTTTTTCTTCTTACGAGTTTAGTTTATAGTTTTGGAATTGTCGTTATCAAATATAATATTTGGTTTTTACTTACTATTTTTGTTGCCATCATATTTATCTCAAATATAAACAGAAAGCTTGAACATTTTTATAGCATCTTTGATGAGAGAGAGATAGAAACATTTGCAAAACTTTTACTTCTGAGCGGTGTCATTTTACCTATTTTGCCACAAACACAAATTTCCGAATTTATACCAGTATCTTTTTTCAAAGTATGGCTGGCTGTCGTTGTCGTTTCACTTTTCTCGTATGTTGGATATGTCTTAAAAAAATATGTTTTTAAAGACAAAGGATACTTTTTCACAGGAATACTTGGAGGAATCTATTCAAGCACTGCAACAACTATTGTGCTTGCAAAAAAATCAGCCACTAATTCTACTCCTTACCTGTTTGCTGCCTCTATTCTTATCGCAACAGCTTTAATGTATGTCCGCCTTTTAGGTATTGCATATGCATTCAATTTTCAAATTGCTTCAAATTTAGCACTTCCATTTATAGCATTGACTTTACTTACTGCAGTAATTTCTATCTATTTTTACAATAAAGCCAAAAAAACTGCACAACAGGACATTGAAGATTCTGAAGATAAAAATCCATTAGAACTTAGTACAGCATTTCTCTTTGCATTTTTATTTATTGCAATGGCGACTATCACACACTTTGTATTGAAAAACTATGGAGATTTAGGATTAAACATCCTCTCTTTTATCGTAGGTTTCACAGATATAGACCCATTTGTACTCTCTATTCTCTCTTCAAAATTTAATGTAACTGTGGAGTCGGCAACAACAGCTATTTTAATAGCGACAGGAAGCAACAATATTCTCAAAGCATTTTATGCATATATATTTTCAAAAAACTCAGCCGGAAAAATAAGTGCACTTGCACTCATTATTTTAGGAGGATTAACTATTGGTGTCGGATTTATACCTAACTTACTTTTGTAACCAACTCTGGCACTTAATTCCGCTTACGCTATAATTCGCTCAAACAATTAAGGAATTTTTTTATGAGCGAAGAGACTTCACAACCGCAAAAAAAATACTATGACAACATTAGTATCGGCAACCGCACAAAGCAACTGGTTTTTTTTGTAGAACAACATGACAAACCTGTACACTTCGAGCTTTTTCTCAAAGAAAACTCACTTCTCAAAACAGTAGTTACATGTAAAAGTAAAAAAGCAGCTGATACTCTTGGCACCCACCTCAAACAAAAAAATATAAATGCCATAGTCATTCACGGAAACCACAGAGCATCTCAAATAGAAGAGGCCTCTGTTGCATTTAACAATGATGAGAGTGCCCTTCTTATCACTACGAGTAAAATTTATGAAATGTTAGAGCTTGAAAACATACAAAGGGTAGTAAGTTACGACCTCCCTTTTGAACCGCAGAGTTATTTTGAAACACTTAAAGCTGTGGACGAAACAGGCGAGTCCATTTTGTTTGTCAGTGCTGAGGATGAAAAGATGCTTGAAACCTTAGAATTTATGATGAAATGCGAGCTTCCTCAAGAAGAATTGGAATCTTTTACGCATACACCACTTAAACAAACAAGCCAATCTAAAAATAAAAAACCCCGCCATAAAAAAATGAAAAAAAGAATTTAACCCATGCAAACACTCATTGCCCTGCTCTGCGAAAAGACCAAACTAAAACAAGAACATATAAAAAACATACTCAAGCTTCTCAATGATGGTTCTACCATTCCGTTTATTGCGAGGTACCGCAAAGAGATGACAGGAGGAGCTGATGATGAAGTTCTTCGTGATTTTGAGTCAATTTACCTCAGTAGTAAAAAACTACTGGAGAGAAAAACAGAAATTTCACGTCTTATACAAGAAAGAGCAACACTGACAGAGGCTCTTAAAGTGAGCATACAAAAAGCTGACACACTTAGAGTTCTTGAAGACATATACAGACCTTTTAAAGAGAAAAAAAACACCAGAGCAACTGCTGCTGCAGCCAATGGGTTGATTCCTCTGGCAAATACTTTGCAAACTGCCAGACTTACTCAGAAAGAATTTCAGACAGAAGCAAAAAAGTTTCTAAAAAAAGATGTTAACACTGTCGCCGATGCCATTAAAGGCGCTCAGGATATTTTAGCAGAACACTATGCCGAACTTCCCCGTGAAAGAGAAGCTGTTCGTAATACTATACTGAGATTTGGAAATCTTGAAACTAAAAAAACAAAGACCTTTGACCCTGCGGGCAGTTATAAAAATCTTGCAGATAAAAGTGAAAAGGTCGCGTACATCCCGTCTCATAGATACTTAGCTATTATGAGAGCCGTAAAAGAAAAAGAACTAAGCGTAAAAATCACTATAGACACAGACAGAATTTTTGAAAATATCAAACAATACAAAATTCCAAGCAATGCAAAAAGCAGTTCTGTTTTGCTTTTTGAAGCTTACAAAGACGGTTTTAAAAGGCTGCTTTATCCTTCTTTGGAGCGAGAAGTACATGCCCAGCTCAAAGAAAAAGCAGACACTTCGGCCATATCTGTTTTTGGAAAAAATTTGAGTCAGCTTCTTATGAGTAGACCGGTAACCAACAGAGTTATTTTGGGCGTTGACCCGGCATTTGTAAGCGGTTGCAAGCTCGCTGTCATAGATGAAAACGGCAACTACCTTGAACATGCCGTAATTTACCCTACGAAACCTAAAGAAGATTACAACTCTTCAAAAAATAAAGTGCTTTTTCTTGCAAAGAAGTATGACATAACAGGTGTAGCTATAGGCAATGGCACAGCCTCAAGAGAAACACAGGAATTTTTTGCAAGACTCAACTCTGAAGAAAATGCCGATCTTAGTTATACGGTTGTATCAGAAGCAGGTGCTTCGGTATACAGTGCCTCCAAGCTGGCACAAGATGAATACCCTGCTTTGGACGTAACTATAAGAGGAGCAATCTCTATAGCACAAAGGCTGCGTGACCCTATGGCAACTTTTGTAAAAATAGACCCAAAATCTCTTGGTATCGGGCAGTATCAACATGATGTAGACCAAAAACAACTCAAAAAAAGATTAGATGACACAACTATGGATATAGTCAACCGTGTAGGAGTAGACATTAACTCGGCATCTGCCCAACTGCTTACACATGTAGCCGGCATCGGTAATACAATAGCAAAAAATATAATCAGCTACAGAGATGAGCATGGAAACTTTACAACAAAAAGCCAACTCCTTAACGTAAAAGGTTTGGGAAAAAAAGCGTATGAGCAGGCAGTTGGTTTTATTCGTATCAAAGGCTCCAAAAATATTTTTGACAATACCGGAATACATCCTGAAAATTATAAAGCGGCTCTATATCTACAAAATATGAACCTGGATAATTTGGATGTATGTCAAACAGCAAAAGAGTTGGATATTGGAGTACAAACTCTGCAAGATATTATCAAAGAGTTGCAAAAGCCTGGATTTGACCCCAGAGAAGATTTACCTGACATTCCTTTTAAAGAAGGTCTTAGCAATATTAAAATGCTCAAAGAGGGAAGTTTTGTTAGTGGTATAGTAAGAAATATAGCTGACTTTGGAGCATTTATAGATATTGGCCTTAAAAATGACGGGTTGATTCATATTTCAAAAATGAGTACAAAAAGAGTCAAACACCCATTGGAAATATTGACACTCAATCAATATCTGCCACAAATTGAAATTGTTTCGATAGACTACAACAGCGGTAAAATTGGCTTGAGCTTAATTTAGGCTCTTTGTAATAAAAATACCAAAAGGAAAATAATGCCCTTAGATTTATCGGAATCACTTGTTATAGGAATATCAGCTACTGCGTTATTTGATTTATCCCAAGCAGATAAAATATTTAAAGAAAAAATTGACAAAGATCCTGAAACAGCGATTGAAGAATATAGAAAATATATGCTCAAAAATGAAGAAAAGCCTTTAGCAGACGGTACAGGTATGCCTTTGGTAAAAGCACTGCTCAACCTGAATAAGTTCCAAAAAGAAGGTGAAGCGCCTATAGTTGAAGTTATTGTTATGTCGAGAAACAGCCCTGAAACAGGTTTTAGAGTGCTTAATGAAATAAGAAGAAGAAATTTGCAGATTTCCAGATCAGCATTTACGGCAGGCGAATCCAATGTTGATTATCTTGAAGCTTTTTATGTAGATTTGTTTTTAACTACAAATGAGAGTGATGCCCAAAAAGTTATCGACAGCAATGTATGTGCCGCAGCAATTGTTAAAGCTCCGCCCAAAGCAGTTAAACATTTAGATGAAGACCAGGTGCGTTTTGCTTTTGATGCTGATGCCGTGATATTTAATGAAGAGAGTGAAATTGTCAATCAAACAGAAGGCCTCTCGACATTTCATGCCAATGAAGACAATAAGCAAGACACACCATTAGCAAGTGGACCTCATGCAAATTTATTGATTAAATTATCGAAAATGCAAGAGCGTTTACCCGGTCGTATTGAACTTTCGCCTGTTAAGCTGGCAATAATGACGGCAAGAAACAGCCCTGCTGAAATGAGAGTCATCAAAACACTCAGAGATTGGAATGTTTATGTTGATGAGGCCTTTTTTCTTGGAGGGCTGGAAAAAAGCAGATTTTTAAAAGCTTTTAAGCCACATATATTTTTTGATGACCAAGATTCGCATTTAGACCCTGCAGCAGCAGATATTCCATCTGCTAAAGTTCTTTACCCAAGCAGTTCGCCCTTAACTGAGTTGATAAAAAATAAAAAAGGAAAAAAAAGTGATTAGCTGCCAGCTATATGATTATATAGAGATAGCCTGTATGTACCGCTATCCTGTCAAACTAACGATGAAGTCGGGCACTGTTGTTGAAGCAAAAGCACTTGACACCGCTCGTAATGAAAATCATCAGGAATGTATCAAAGTAAAGATCGATAACAATGAAAAATTGATTGTACTTGATGAAATCGCCACACTTGAAGCTTCTGTTAAAAACCCGCATTTTCAAATTGTCTCCTTAATCTAAAATTAATAAATTTGACTTTTTTAAAAATTTTAGTTAAAATGCCTACAAGTTGAGTCACTTATAGTAAAGTGACTTAACTTCAGGAGACTAAAATGAATTATTATGAAACAATACCAGAAAAAGAAAAAATTAAATGTTTATTATGTCAGCATTACTGTCAAATGAAAGAGGGGCAAGTGGGTGTATGCGGAGTCAATAAAAATGAAAATGGGGAACTCAAAACTCTTGTTTACGGGCATCCGAGTACTATAAATCTTGACCCTGTTGAGAAAAAACCGATATATCATCTGCTGCCGGGCACTACTGCCCTTTCCTTTGGAACAGTCGGGTGTAATTTCAAATGTCCGTTTTGCCAAAACTGGCAGATTTCGCAAGAGCATACAGTAGATACCAGTATAGAAGTATCCCCTGAAAAAATGGTCGATTTAGCTATAGAAAATGGAGCTTCTTCCATTGCCTATACCTATAATGAACCTACTATATTTTACCCTTATGCTAAAGACATCGGTGTCATAGCAAGACAAAAAGGGCTGAAAAATATTTTTGTCACGAACGGATTTGAAACACCGGAAGTTGTTAAAGATATGGCTTCATGGCTTGATGCTGCCAATGTAGACCTTAAAAGCTGGGATGACGCTTATTACAAAAAAGTGTTAAAAGGTGGACTAGAGGCCGTAAAAGATACCTTGCGAGGCATGGTAAAAGAGGGCATTTGGGTAGAAGTAACCACTCTTTTAATAGAAGGTGACAATGATAGTGACAAAGACTTGGAAGAAATGGCATCATTTATAGCCAATGAGCTTGGCATACATGTACCATGGCATTTAAGCGCTTTTCATCCTGATTATAAAATGCAGGACCATGAATATACAAAACTGCAAACGTTGCAGCGTGCCAGCGACATAGCAAAAAAAGCAGGTTTATTATATGTTTATATGGGTAATGTTCCTGTTCACGGGGACACATATTGTCCCGATTGTGGAACTTTACTTATAGATAGGACCGGTTATTCGGTTACGAAAAATGCTCTTGTTGATGGACATTGTCCAAAATGTAACAGAGCTATAGAAGGAGTATGGAAATGAGTATAAGAAAAGATGCGGTTGCGGGGCAGTTTTATCCGGCAAGTAAAGAAGAAATAGAAAAAATGTTCAGTCATTACAATAAAATAATAGATGAGTCTATAAAAGATGAAGCTATATTAAATTTAAAACCAAGAGCTATTATTGTACCACATGCAGGGTATGTTTATTCTGCATTTACGGCGAATATAGCCTTTAGACTGCTCAAAAACTCTCATGCTAAACGTGTAGTAGTTATTGGACCGAGTCATCGAGTTTATTTAAATGGTACGAGTGTTGCCGAGTATGACAGCTATGAAACACCACTTGGAAATCTCTCCATAGATAAAAAGCTTGCAGATGAATTGATAGAAAAATTTGACTTACATTTTCAAGCAGATGCACATTCAGAGCATTCTACAGAAGTACAGATGCCATTTGTAAAAAATTACCTGCCAAATGCTTCTGTTGTAGAGCTTGTTTATGGAAACGAAGACCCGGTCAATTTAGGAAAAGTCATTAATTATCTTTTAAAAGATGAAGATACTACTGTTGTCATTAGTACGGATTTGAGTCATTATTATGACATAGATAAAGCTAATCAGCTTGACAGCATTTGTCTTGAAGCAGTAGCAAAGCTTAACCCGACTGAATTACATCAAGGCTGTGAAGCCTGCGGTAAAATAGGCGTTGAAGCAATGCTTATAGCGGCAAAAGAGAACGGACTAAAACCGACACTGCTTGATTATAGAACCAGTGCTGATGCAAGCGGAGACAAATCGCAAGTTGTCGGCTATATGAGTGCTGCGTTTACAGAGTAAATTTTTACTTCAACACAATCCATAAATGGCTGTACCAATACCATGCATTACCTTTTGCATGTGCGGTACAGGTGTAATGGTTACGCGGATAAAGTAAAGGCAATTCTGATTCTATTTTTACTGTTGTCTCAGTCAGCCATTGCATGGTTATTTTTTTTCCATCAGATGTAAAACACTGTAAATCTTTGAGTGGTTTTTTCAATGTCAAAATCAAAAAAGGCGGGTTGTTTGATTTGTCAAGAAGTGTATCTTTGTTTGAAATACTCTCTAATGGTAAAGGCAGTGTATTTATTTTCAATACAAACTGATCCATCTCTCCAAAACCTCCCGACATTGGAAATCTTGTCAAAGCCATAAAATTACTCTCACGTGAAATCGGAGCAGAATTTTGCGCGACACCCACATAGCCTAAACTTTTTACTAATTTCATTAATCTCACATCATACTCACCAAAAGGATAAGCCAGTATTTTTGGGTCAGTACAGACTTTTTTACCAAGCTCTTTTTCTATTTTTACTTCGCACATCTCAATCTCTTTTGTAACATACTTTTTATAATTTTTAGGGTTCTTTATGCCGTCTCGTACAAGATACTGATGCGAATAGGTATGATTTGCGTACTCTGCGCCATATTTTCCCATCTCCCGCATCTCATCCCAGGTTAAATAATGTACAGACTCATGAACAATAGGCGCAGAGTTCACAAATATAGTAAAAGGGAGTTTATACTTTTTGAGTAAGGGATAGGCTTTTGTATATACACTGTGATACGCATCATCTATGGTGATTGAGACAGTTTTATCAGGAAGTTCTTTTTTCTCCAGCAAATATTTAACTATTTTAGAAAGCGGCCAGACAGTATAATTATTTTTTACCAAATACTCTACCTGTTGTGTAAAAAGTTCCATAGATATACTTGTAGAGGGATATTTCATTTCATCAAATCTATGATACTGTAAAACTACGGCATGATTTTGCATAGCTAACAAGGAAGCTTGGATGGTAAATATGACAAATATATAATTTATAAGTATTTTCATAGCCATATTATATCTTTATTAGATTTAGATATAATTATTTTCATAACTAAAATTTTTTTAATTAAAAATTATGTATTTTAGAGTTATTTGTGTTACAATGTATTAGTATTAAAAATTATAAGTAGAAAAGGATTTATAATGTCGCGTAAAGATTTGAATTTCAAGAAATTTGAAACAATGCTCAAAAAAGAGAAAGAAAAAATTGAAAAGAATTTAAAAATCATTAAAGATGAAGTTAATACAATTGCGAGAGAAGATGAAATTGATGATACTGTAGATATGGCAGAACTTCAAATAGAAAATAAAATAGATCAAACAATTCTACATAAATTAGAAGCTGAAATTCTGAATATAAATGATGCTTTAAAACGTATTAAATCAGGAACTTACGGTATTTGTGAAAAAACTGGCATGCCAATTCCTGTTGAGCGATTATTGGCAAATCCGTCGGCACGAACAATAGAAGATGAATAAATAGCATATTATTCTCCCCAATTAAGTTTTTCTTTAAGAACATCAAAATAGTTAAACTCATTTCTATGAATGAGTTTAACTTTATTTTTTGCCAGTTGTATATGTATGCTTTGTCCGCTTTCAAGCTCAAGTTTGTCTTGACCATCAATAATGACAAGTGCTTTATCCTGTGGTGTTTTCATCTCTATGGAAAATTCTCCCGGAAGAACAACAGGTCTTTGTGTCAAAGAGTGCGGACAGATTGGCGTAAGTGCAAATACATTGGTTAGAGGAAAAAGTACCGGACCGCCGGCTGAGAGGTTGTAAGCTGTCGAACCTGTCGGTGTTGCGACAATAACACCATCACCATAATAGGTATTGAAAGCTTTTGAATCAACCAAAGTTTCTACATGAATCATATTTGAAACAGATGGGCGAGTAATTACTATATCATTAAAAGCATATAATATCACTTCTTTTTTATTTTGTATAAACTGAGCTTCAAGTATTGAGCGTTCATCAACTCGGTAATCACCTGCAACCAATTTAGCTACAAAAGCATCCAACTCATCAAGATTGATATCTGCTAAAAAACCAAGATTTCCCGCATAAATACCAAAAACAGGAATATCATACTTAAAAGAACGCCTAACAGTCGAAATAAGTGTTCCGTCTCCACCAAGTGTAACCAAGGCATCACAGTTTTGGCACAACAAGTCAAATTCCATGCCCATAACACCAATCATCCCGCCACTGATACTCTCAACCACTACTTCAATGTCATACTTTAAAAAAATTTTTTCAAGCTTATAGTAACTTTTTTTTAGTTCAGGTGTAGAAGGGCGTAAAATCACACCAATTTTTTTGATTATTTTTTTTTGCAAAGTTTGCTCTTTTATTGGGAATATTTTGTCAATTATACTATATTTTCGATATAATCACGAAAATTATTTATATAGGACTCTATATTTTGAGAACTCATTACTGTACAGATTTAAATGAAACAAATGTTGGAGAAGATGTCGTACTGACTGGTTGGGCGAATAACTATCGTGACCACGGTGGAATCATTTTCATAGATTTACGTGACAAAACAGGGCTTATTCAGCTTACATGTGACCCTGAAGATTC includes:
- a CDS encoding helix-hairpin-helix domain-containing protein, whose protein sequence is MQTLIALLCEKTKLKQEHIKNILKLLNDGSTIPFIARYRKEMTGGADDEVLRDFESIYLSSKKLLERKTEISRLIQERATLTEALKVSIQKADTLRVLEDIYRPFKEKKNTRATAAAANGLIPLANTLQTARLTQKEFQTEAKKFLKKDVNTVADAIKGAQDILAEHYAELPREREAVRNTILRFGNLETKKTKTFDPAGSYKNLADKSEKVAYIPSHRYLAIMRAVKEKELSVKITIDTDRIFENIKQYKIPSNAKSSSVLLFEAYKDGFKRLLYPSLEREVHAQLKEKADTSAISVFGKNLSQLLMSRPVTNRVILGVDPAFVSGCKLAVIDENGNYLEHAVIYPTKPKEDYNSSKNKVLFLAKKYDITGVAIGNGTASRETQEFFARLNSEENADLSYTVVSEAGASVYSASKLAQDEYPALDVTIRGAISIAQRLRDPMATFVKIDPKSLGIGQYQHDVDQKQLKKRLDDTTMDIVNRVGVDINSASAQLLTHVAGIGNTIAKNIISYRDEHGNFTTKSQLLNVKGLGKKAYEQAVGFIRIKGSKNIFDNTGIHPENYKAALYLQNMNLDNLDVCQTAKELDIGVQTLQDIIKELQKPGFDPREDLPDIPFKEGLSNIKMLKEGSFVSGIVRNIADFGAFIDIGLKNDGLIHISKMSTKRVKHPLEILTLNQYLPQIEIVSIDYNSGKIGLSLI
- a CDS encoding helicase-related protein, producing MSEETSQPQKKYYDNISIGNRTKQLVFFVEQHDKPVHFELFLKENSLLKTVVTCKSKKAADTLGTHLKQKNINAIVIHGNHRASQIEEASVAFNNDESALLITTSKIYEMLELENIQRVVSYDLPFEPQSYFETLKAVDETGESILFVSAEDEKMLETLEFMMKCELPQEELESFTHTPLKQTSQSKNKKPRHKKMKKRI
- a CDS encoding DUF438 domain-containing protein, whose product is MSDYNNLPQGHPVKVYLEENMLMRELMAIINSIDKDENFEAFREQFETLCRVEKHFARKENQLFPYLEKYGWTSPSQNMWAFHDDIRAIIKQARIVVEQKEITSIYMVLQNLFHNLEHIMQVEEGRLLPRAFDMLDDADWREMRDGDAEIGWMFDEAPELYPPLVEDYIHPSQDTKKRDLPFSLDDRIDLDQGHMLPEQINLLLKFMPVDITYVDENDIVIFYNRGDKRVFPRSAGIIGREVKFCHPPKSVDQVLMILREFKAGRRDEAEFWITFKEKFIHIRYFAIRDDDGTYKGVIEVSQDVTEIRALEGQQRLLDWE
- a CDS encoding DEAD/DEAH box helicase; this encodes MPFSTLNLSSTLQKTLQDKGFKKPTPIQEKVIPLVLNNKDVIAQAQTGSGKSASFVLPLLQLWSQKRDNAKKGKIKILVLTPTRELTLQVAEVFEEFSKDLAKKPQIVSLIGGESIGEQLYNIQQGCDVLVATSGRFLDVLKKKQMNLSHLNYLVLDEADKMLNFDFTEELDLVLESLPAKRQNLLFSATYPPKMLDLVSKIMSNPLHVTIEQKPTVENIRQRVIEVDNEKRGPLLRHLLKEHKYKRVLVFMANKRATDNIAEKFRKYGIEAASFNADLEQDIRNDTLQAFKEAKINVLFATDIAARGLDIDNIDCIINYDLPRSPADYIHRIGRTARAGKSGEAISFINHETQEHFKLIEKRSHIKLTRESIQGFELTGEAPKKVKGPAPVKGKGKSKKDKLREIKLRNGDLKC
- a CDS encoding IS110 family transposase, which encodes MYNFIGIDVAKRTLQIYIEVNDSSVEINNEEKSLKTFYKTLKKLYKNDKPFVFIYEPTANYSVALTKFCAENNVYAYMVNTFVSSNFSKSLGNRNKTDISDAQMLFNMQMMINKKDIAVPVKNPTVDALRELVGYYRFLQKQKVAFKNYNEAVTTNKSSNYILKDVKKNIARIDKEQQELINKAKAIITNDEVLKKAFAHIISIKGVGTLVGIFLLHLFLNYPNANRQQITALLGLDPITIESGTSIKKRSRISKRGLSMYRGVIFYSILSTVRFNEEFRTYYEHLKDRKKHTTLAQIAVMRKLILLAHSLYKNNVDYNPEQFKLKKVAQKEICVA
- a CDS encoding MgtC/SapB family protein; its protein translation is MLEQFLHAQWLELIVVVIAGFLIGLEIKEYRMHNDSAKEIGSVRTYAFISLMSYVFAKINIYLYLVGYIAIISHFILFYFFKLRVRRTGILLFLLTSLVYSFGIVVIKYNIWFLLTIFVAIIFISNINRKLEHFYSIFDEREIETFAKLLLLSGVILPILPQTQISEFIPVSFFKVWLAVVVVSLFSYVGYVLKKYVFKDKGYFFTGILGGIYSSTATTIVLAKKSATNSTPYLFAASILIATALMYVRLLGIAYAFNFQIASNLALPFIALTLLTAVISIYFYNKAKKTAQQDIEDSEDKNPLELSTAFLFAFLFIAMATITHFVLKNYGDLGLNILSFIVGFTDIDPFVLSILSSKFNVTVESATTAILIATGSNNILKAFYAYIFSKNSAGKISALALIILGGLTIGVGFIPNLLL